A portion of the Luxibacter massiliensis genome contains these proteins:
- a CDS encoding DUF2116 family Zn-ribbon domain-containing protein produces MKKCKYCGKKISGSFEFCCHECENSYTKNIEKAESRIKYFIIGIIIGFLVMFYGVISNSDFIIGDGIIVMGIVAVALPFTTPETVALLGYQKSRIVGRILGTLLIVVGIWVGFV; encoded by the coding sequence ATGAAAAAATGCAAATATTGTGGCAAAAAAATAAGTGGCAGTTTTGAGTTTTGTTGCCATGAATGTGAAAATAGCTATACAAAAAATATTGAAAAGGCTGAAAGCAGAATTAAATATTTTATTATCGGAATAATTATAGGATTTCTAGTTATGTTTTATGGAGTTATATCAAACAGTGACTTCATTATTGGAGATGGAATTATAGTAATGGGTATAGTTGCTGTTGCGCTACCATTTACTACGCCTGAAACCGTTGCTCTTTTAGGCTATCAGAAGTCAAGAATTGTGGGAAGAATACTCGGTACATTACTTATAGTAGTTGGGATATGGGTAGGCTTTGTCTAA
- a CDS encoding helix-turn-helix transcriptional regulator: MTFGEKIQKLRKEAGLSQEELSYQLGVSRQAISKWERDETLPDICQSKKLAVLYNLSLDELIEFDIDIKEIQEAIDKTNETVSKKVDWTNALPQNRKQKFAVVYTGQS, translated from the coding sequence ATGACCTTTGGAGAGAAAATACAAAAATTGAGGAAGGAAGCTGGACTATCTCAAGAGGAACTCTCTTATCAGTTAGGAGTATCCAGACAAGCAATCAGCAAATGGGAGCGTGACGAAACCTTGCCAGACATATGCCAATCAAAAAAACTTGCCGTATTGTATAACCTATCGCTGGATGAATTAATTGAATTTGATATAGATATCAAGGAAATACAGGAGGCTATTGACAAAACAAACGAGACAGTTTCAAAAAAGGTAGACTGGACAAATGCATTGCCTCAAAACCGAAAACAAAAGTTCGCAGTAGTCTATACTGGACAGTCATAA
- a CDS encoding recombinase family protein: MNRQSDKITALYCRLSRDDELQGESNSITNQKSIVEKYANENRFKNTKFFVDDGYSGVSFTRPAFMELMELAEAGQIETIIVKDHSRLGRNRLVVGQLLEEDFVRLGVWYIAIMDNIDTKDGLSDFLPVQDWFYEMHAKNTSKKVRAVFQNKGMSGKPLTTVIPYGYKKNEANPDEWLVDEEAAEVVRKIFRLCVEGYGPTQIANILFSEGILTPTEHWQAKGRKTSALPAIPHKWAARTVADILERQEYIGDTVIFRSTTRSFKGKTKIERPKEEWKVFENTHEAIINREIWELVQTLRANKRRPNRTGEVSMFSGLLYCRDCGEKLYYSVTNNYSREQAYFFCSNYRKNTANCTAHYIREKVVYALVLESLRRVLFYVQAFEKQFVQEQLEKSSEEQKKELAKKRRELAKSEKRITELDVLFQRIYEDNVSGKLNDERFAVMSANYEEEQKSLKEALSQLKADVEAQNDKTENVSAFIQKVKRYTEIEELTPAIVNEFIDCIMVSKKQVIDGKTVYPIDIYYNGVGIITAPSAEEYEAMFQERLKQKRSQKEKTA, translated from the coding sequence TTGAACAGACAGTCAGATAAAATAACCGCTCTTTATTGCAGACTATCAAGAGATGATGAACTGCAAGGTGAGAGCAACAGTATTACCAATCAGAAATCAATCGTAGAAAAATACGCAAACGAAAACAGATTTAAGAATACTAAGTTCTTTGTAGACGACGGGTATTCGGGAGTAAGTTTTACAAGACCAGCTTTTATGGAACTGATGGAGCTTGCCGAAGCAGGACAGATTGAAACCATCATTGTCAAAGACCATTCAAGGCTCGGACGAAACCGCCTTGTTGTCGGTCAGCTTTTGGAGGAAGATTTTGTGCGTTTAGGCGTTTGGTATATCGCTATTATGGATAATATCGACACAAAAGATGGACTCAGCGATTTTCTTCCCGTGCAGGACTGGTTTTATGAAATGCATGCCAAGAATACATCAAAGAAGGTGCGTGCGGTATTTCAGAACAAAGGTATGTCGGGTAAACCGCTGACAACGGTAATTCCATACGGCTACAAGAAAAATGAAGCTAATCCCGATGAATGGCTTGTTGATGAGGAAGCCGCCGAAGTTGTGCGGAAAATATTCCGCTTATGCGTTGAGGGGTATGGACCGACACAGATAGCAAACATTCTATTTTCGGAGGGTATTCTAACGCCAACAGAGCATTGGCAAGCGAAGGGCAGAAAGACATCGGCACTTCCGGCTATCCCTCATAAATGGGCGGCAAGAACGGTCGCAGATATTCTTGAAAGGCAGGAATATATCGGTGATACGGTAATCTTCCGTTCCACTACACGTTCATTTAAGGGTAAAACGAAAATTGAGCGACCAAAGGAAGAATGGAAAGTCTTTGAGAATACCCACGAAGCCATTATTAATAGGGAAATTTGGGAACTTGTGCAGACGCTTCGTGCTAACAAACGCAGACCAAACCGCACAGGCGAGGTCAGTATGTTTTCGGGATTGCTTTACTGTAGGGACTGCGGCGAAAAACTGTATTACAGCGTAACAAATAATTACAGCCGAGAGCAGGCATATTTCTTCTGCTCTAACTACCGTAAAAATACGGCAAACTGCACCGCACATTATATTCGGGAAAAGGTCGTCTATGCCTTAGTGCTTGAAAGCTTGCGGCGTGTTCTGTTTTATGTACAAGCGTTTGAAAAACAGTTTGTGCAGGAACAGCTTGAGAAATCGAGTGAGGAGCAGAAAAAGGAGCTTGCCAAAAAACGCCGAGAGCTTGCAAAATCCGAAAAGCGTATTACAGAATTAGATGTATTATTTCAGCGGATATATGAGGACAATGTATCGGGCAAACTGAATGATGAGCGTTTTGCAGTCATGTCGGCAAATTATGAGGAGGAGCAGAAATCTCTAAAAGAAGCTCTTTCGCAGTTGAAAGCTGATGTTGAAGCACAAAATGACAAGACGGAAAATGTATCAGCGTTCATCCAAAAGGTCAAGCGATACACGGAAATCGAGGAGCTTACTCCTGCCATAGTCAATGAATTTATCGACTGCATTATGGTTTCAAAAAAGCAGGTCATAGATGGAAAAACCGTATATCCGATTGATATTTACTACAACGGCGTTGGTATCATAACAGCCCCGTCTGCTGAAGAATATGAAGCAATGTTCCAAGAACGCTTGAAACAGAAGCGTTCCCAAAAAGAAAAAACGGCATAG
- a CDS encoding RNA polymerase sigma factor, with the protein MNRVYTLREGSCADGVMKYFISFKDSTGVFQSLDVLKELYFAFRQLERKNRTLQQSDQHHKEFNEVYEETLNRRARYIPKSVEEIIIETERSELLYKAINSLPEIQRRRFLLYYEYDYSNYEIAAMENCTAQAVRRSVIIAKEKVKAQMKQYLCA; encoded by the coding sequence ATGAACAGGGTTTACACGCTCCGAGAGGGAAGCTGCGCCGATGGAGTGATGAAATATTTTATCAGCTTTAAGGACAGCACGGGAGTGTTTCAGAGTTTGGATGTATTGAAAGAATTGTACTTTGCGTTTCGGCAGTTGGAACGGAAAAACCGCACTCTCCAACAGTCCGACCAACACCACAAGGAATTTAACGAGGTCTACGAAGAAACACTGAACAGACGGGCAAGATACATTCCCAAAAGCGTTGAAGAAATCATTATTGAAACAGAACGCTCGGAATTGCTGTATAAGGCGATTAACAGCCTGCCCGAAATTCAAAGGCGGCGTTTCCTGCTTTATTATGAGTACGACTATAGCAATTACGAAATCGCCGCTATGGAGAACTGCACGGCACAGGCGGTACGACGGTCTGTAATTATCGCTAAAGAAAAGGTAAAGGCGCAGATGAAGCAATATCTCTGTGCTTGA
- a CDS encoding sigma-70 family RNA polymerase sigma factor, which translates to MAYNHGREERKWRIWKEAEETILRKYGVDEDTIEEIRTYDRAEFNSNRRFYRRTSDFGEYLEGMAEVEPFVDVKTVTDLLNEIDNENLYQALLTLDKRTLQIVLLKMQGYSTKEISAIVNLSIKSIYKRIERLRNKLKQF; encoded by the coding sequence ATGGCATACAACCACGGACGGGAAGAAAGGAAATGGCGTATCTGGAAAGAAGCCGAGGAAACGATTTTACGGAAATACGGTGTTGATGAGGATACCATTGAAGAAATCCGCACCTATGACCGAGCAGAGTTTAATTCTAATAGGCGGTTTTACCGTCGGACAAGCGATTTTGGAGAATACCTTGAGGGAATGGCAGAGGTAGAGCCTTTTGTAGATGTAAAGACCGTTACGGATTTACTGAATGAGATTGATAACGAAAATCTGTATCAAGCATTACTTACGTTGGACAAGCGTACCCTGCAAATCGTCCTGCTGAAAATGCAGGGTTATTCTACAAAGGAAATCTCGGCAATCGTAAACCTATCTATAAAGTCCATTTACAAGCGGATAGAAAGGCTGCGTAATAAGCTAAAGCAATTTTAA
- a CDS encoding cysteine-rich KTR domain-containing protein, whose product MSEIKWVRCPVCSSKTRDRLREDTILINYPLYCPKCKQETLIEAKDLQITIIKEPDAMTQSR is encoded by the coding sequence ATGAGTGAAATAAAATGGGTGCGCTGTCCTGTCTGTAGCAGTAAAACCCGTGATAGACTTAGAGAGGATACTATTTTGATAAACTATCCTCTTTACTGTCCGAAATGTAAACAGGAAACTTTGATTGAAGCAAAGGACTTGCAGATAACAATCATCAAAGAGCCAGACGCAATGACTCAGAGCCGATAA
- a CDS encoding alpha/beta hydrolase, with the protein MAITKKITTIDGIPAIIFGVPSRKIYLYIHGQGGNKEEAQSITKVICRYDYQVLSIDLPEHGERKDEIDSFDPWHIVPELTGVMGFVKMHWERVSLFANSIGAWFSILSFGNECLDNCLFVSPVLDMKQLILKMMGWTNVTEEQLKKELIIPTTFGQTLSWRYWEYALSHPITKWEVPTKILYGGRDNLIDRDIVEHFAHKFHCGLDVMESGEHWFHTEEQLKAIRKWLITNLKSKELSKDER; encoded by the coding sequence ATGGCTATTACAAAGAAAATAACTACAATAGATGGAATTCCTGCAATTATTTTTGGAGTACCGTCAAGAAAGATATATTTATATATTCACGGTCAAGGCGGAAATAAAGAGGAAGCACAGAGTATCACCAAAGTTATTTGTAGATATGATTATCAGGTTTTAAGTATAGATTTGCCAGAGCATGGAGAAAGAAAAGACGAGATTGATTCGTTTGACCCGTGGCATATTGTGCCAGAGTTGACTGGTGTTATGGGATTTGTAAAGATGCATTGGGAACGAGTGTCTTTATTTGCAAACAGCATAGGGGCTTGGTTTAGTATACTTAGTTTCGGCAATGAATGTTTGGATAATTGCCTGTTTGTTTCGCCCGTTCTGGATATGAAGCAACTCATATTAAAAATGATGGGTTGGACGAATGTTACAGAGGAACAGTTGAAGAAAGAGCTTATTATACCTACCACATTCGGTCAAACCCTTTCTTGGAGGTATTGGGAATATGCGCTATCCCATCCGATTACAAAGTGGGAAGTTCCTACTAAAATACTATATGGCGGAAGGGATAATTTAATTGACCGTGATATAGTGGAACATTTTGCACATAAATTTCATTGTGGCTTAGATGTGATGGAGAGTGGCGAGCATTGGTTTCATACGGAAGAACAATTAAAAGCTATACGTAAATGGCTAATTACAAATCTAAAAAGCAAAGAATTATCAAAAGATGAAAGGTAA